The Streptomyces sp. NBC_01463 DNA window GCCTGCGCTCCGGCGCAGCACGGCGGTGTTGCGGCTCAGCTCGGGAAGCAGCGGGACGCCGCCCGGCGCCGGGGCGAAGGTGACGCGCAGCCAGTGCCGCAGCAGCGCGGTGTCGCCGAAGACGTCGACGACCGGGTCGTACGCGTACAGCCCGGTCTCCTCGGGCCCGTCGCCCGCGGCGGGCCGCTCGGCGCGCAGCCGGTCCAGCTCGTCCTGTCCCTGGACCAGCGGCCCTCCGGCGGAGTCCCAGATGGTCGCCGCCGGATCGAGGCACGCGTCGATCCGGGCGCGGTCCCCCGCGACGTACGCGTCGTACATCCCCGTGACCAGGGACCAGATGGCCCCGGCCTCGGCGGGGGTGGCGCCGGGGCGGGCGGCGGACGGGGTGCCGGAAGGCGTGGAGAGGTGCATGCGGAGGCTCCGACGGGGATCGCGGGGGAGGCGCCGGACGGCGCTGACGCAGGACACCGTAACCGCCAGGCCGCACCGTCCCCGGGAAGGGTGACGGCGGCCGGGCCGTGCGTGGAACGTACGATGGCCGGCATGCGAAACCGCCCCATCCCCGGCAGTTCCGGCCTCGTACGGACCATGAGTCTGTTCGGTGACCCGGTGCTCCACGCCGCGTGCGAGCCCGTCACGGACTTCGGCCCCTCGCTCGCCCGGCTCGTCGAGGACATGTTCGCCACGATGTACGCGGCGCAGGGCGTCGGGCTCGCCGCGAACCAGGTCGGTGTTCCGCTGCGGGTGTTCGTCTTCGACTGTCCCGACGACGAGGACGTCCGGCACCTCGGGCACGTGGTCAACCCCAGGCTCGTCGAGGCGGACGATGTCGTCGTGCGCGGCCCCGAGGGCTGTCTCTCGCTGCCGGGCATCGAGGCGGGCACGCCGCGTTCCGACCGTGCCGTGGTGGAGGGGCTGGACATCGCGGGGGAGCCGGTGCGGATCGAGGGGACCGGCTTCTTCGCCCGCTGCCTCCAGCACGAGTGCGACCATCTCGACGGCGCCGTCTACACCGACCGGCTGACCGGGCTGCGCCGGGTGCGGGCGCTGCGTGCGGCCCGCCGGGCGCCCTGGGGGCGCACCGGCTGACCGGCCGCGTTCAGAACCCGGGACCGCCGGGGCGGTCGCCCGCCGCTGCCAGCCTGCCCCAGAGCAGGTCGGCCAGGCTGCGGACCAACTGCTCGCGCGAGCAAGGGCGTTCGCCCAGCCACCAGTCGCCGGCCGCGTGCATCATGCCGACGATGCCGTGGCCCCAGATCCGCGCCATCTCCTGGCTGTCCGGGCCGAGATCGACCCGTTCCGCGATGACCATGGCGAGTTCCTCGCCGAGGCGGCGCAGCAGCGGGGCCGAATGACGGCCCACGTCGAAGCCCTGCTCGAGGGAGGGCACCGCGTCCTCGGAGGGGTGCATCAGGAAGCGGTAGACCTGCGGCCGGGCCTCGATCGCCGCGAGATAGGTGTCGAGCGTCGCCTCGACCCGGGCGCGGCGGTCCGCGGGGGCGTCGAGTGCGGCCCGCAGCGCGCTCAGCAGGGCGTCGGTGTGCCGCTTGGCGAGGGCGCGGTAGAGGCCGCCCTTGTCGCCGAAGTGCCGGTAGAGAATGGGCTTGGTGATGCCCGCCTCGGCCGCGATGGCGTTCATCGAGGCCCCGGGGCCGTCCCTGAGCACCACGCGGTCGGCGGCCTCGAGCAACTCGCGGCGGCGGCGCTCGGCCGCGGTCCGCTGTCGCTCGGCCTGTCGTGTGGTCTCCATGTCGTTTCTCCCACCCCTGACCGTGCCTGTCCGTCCTGCCTGCGCAACGTAACACCCTGTCCGGCGGGGTGCGGATCGAGGCCCGGGCGGTTGACAGAGGCTACTTGCCGGTAACAGACTGTTGTTACCGCAAGTAACGATGGGTTTTTGACGGCAGTACGTGGAGGGGAACATGGCCGAGTTCACGCTCGATCTCAACGACGACCAGAAGCAGGTCCGTGACTGGCTTCACGGCTTCGCCGCCGATGTGATCCGTCCGGCCGCTTCGGAGTGGGACGAGCGTGAGGAAACGCCCTGGCCCGTCATCCAGGAGGCGGCCAAGGTCGGAATCTACTCCCTCGACTTCTACGCGCAGCAGTTCTTCGACCCTACGGGCCTCGGCATCCCGATGGCGATGGAGGAGCTGTTCTGGGGCGACGCGGGCATCGCGCTGTCGATCGTCGGTACGGGCCTGGCAGCCGTCGGCGTCCTCGCGAACGGCACCGAGGAGCAGATCGGCACCTGGATTCCCCAGATGTACGGCGACGCGAACGACGTGAAGGTCGCCGCCTTCTGCTCCTCCGAGCCGGACGCCGGCTCCGACGTCGCATCGATGCGCACCCGCGCTGTGTACGACCAGGCCAAGGACGAGTGGGTGCTCAACGGCACCAAGACCTGGGCGACCAACGGCGGCATCGCCAACGTCCACGTCGTGGTCGCGGTCGTCGACGCGGAGCTCGGCTCCAAGGGGCACGCCTCCTTCATCGTGCCGCCCGGGACCCCCGGCCTCTCCCAGGGGCAGAAGTTCAAGAAGCACGGCATCCGCGCCTCGCACACCGCCGAGGTCGTCCTGGAGGACGTGCGCATCCCGGGCCACTGCCTGCTCGGCGGCAAGGAGAAGCTCGACCAGCGCCTCGCCCGGGCCCGTGAGCGCGCCGCCTCCGGTGGCGGCGAGCGCGTGAAGAACGCGGCGATGGCCACCTTCGAGGCGTCCCGCCCGGCCGTCGGTGCCATGGCGGTCGGCACCGCCCGGGCCGCGTACGAGGTCGCGCTGGACTACGCGAAGACCCGGACCCAGTTCGGCCGCCCGATCATCGACAACCAGGGCATCGCCTTCCAGCTCGCCGACATGCGCACCCGGATCGACGCGGCCCGGCTGCTCGTCTGGCGCGCCTCGTGGATGGCGAGCGCCGGCAAGCCCTTCGAGGCCGCCGAGGGCTCCATGTCCAAGCTGTACGCGAGCGAGACCGCCAAGAAGGTCACCGCGCAGGCGGTCCAGATCCTCGGCGGCAACGGCTTCACCCGTGAGTACCCGGTGGAGCGGATGCACCGGGACGCCGCGATCTACACGATCTTCGAGGGCACGAGCGAGATCCAGCGCCTGGTGATCGCCCGCACCCTGTCCGGGATGCCGATCCGCTGAACCCGCTTCCCGAACGGCTCCGGCCCCCTCCGCCTGTCACACCGACAGGGGAGGGGGCCGGAGCCGTTCCGATGCTCAGGCGGGGAGCTGGGCCTCGATGGCCGCGACGACCTCCGGGGCGTCCGGCTCCGTGCGGGGACGGATCCGGGCGACCGGCTCGCCCGCGGGCGAGATCAGGAACTTCTCGAAGTTCCACTGGATGTCACCGGCCTCCCCGTCCGCGTCCGCGAGCTGGGTGAGCTCCGCGTAGAGCGGGTGCCGGCCCGCGCCGTTGACCTCGGTCTTCGCCAGCAGCGGGAAGCTCACGCCGTACGTCGTCGAGCAGAACGTCTGGATCTCCTCCGAACTGCCGGGCTCCTGGCCGCCGAACTGGTTGCACGGCACGCCGAGCACGGTGAGGCCCCGGTCCCCGTACTCCTTCTGGAGCCGCTCAAGACCGGCGTACTGCGGGGTCAGTCCGCACTTGGAGGCGACGTTCACCAGCAGGACCGCCCGGCCGCGGTACGCGCCCAGCGTGGTCGGCTCGCCGGTCAGGGTGTGGAGCGGGATGTCGTGCAGCGTCATGGGTGTCTCTCCTCTTCGGTGTCTTCCACGCCATTCTTACGCCCACAGGTTCATCGGCACGAAGCCGACCGCCCGGCCGTCCGGATCCAGCAGCCGGCCCATCAGCTTCACCGCCCGCAGCGCGACCGCGCGGTCGGCGATCCGCAGGTGGGGGAGGGTCGCGGCGAGCCGTACCTCCAGGGCCTGGGCGTCCACCAGGGACGAGACCCAGACGGTCGCGATGAGATTCTGCGGACCGGCCAGTCCCAGGCACTGCCTGATCTCCGGAAGCTTGGCCAACTCCCGTGCGGTGGAGTCCAGATGCTCGGCCGCCACGGTGCCGAAGAAGGTCACGGCGACCGGTGACCCCGACAGCGAGCGGGCCAGGTCGCAGCGGATCACCAGCCGGCCCGCCTCCAGCAGCCGGTTCAGCCGGCGGCTCGCGGTGTTCACCGAGATGCCGAGCTGGTCGGCGAGCTCGCTGAGGGACATCCGCCCGTTCTCGCCGATCGCGGTGACGAGTTCGGCGTACTCGGGCAGATGCGGGGCGTCTCCCAGCGCCGACCGCCGGGACCCGGCCAGTGCCTCCTGCTGGGAACGGCTGAGGCTCGTCAGCCGCCACACACTGCCCTCGGTGTAACTGCGGGTGATCAGATGCGCCCGGGTCGCCATGATGCCGGGGATGGTCCCGAGCCGGTCCACGATGTAGCGCGAGAGCGCGCCGAAGCCGATGGCCATCGCCGTGACCAGCAGATCGCGGCCGCCCGCCGCATGCTCCACGGTCACCGCGTGCGGGTCCGCCGACAGCAGCTCCGCGACCGCCCCCGCCTGCCCCGGCGCACAGTCGATCTCGATCAGCGCACCGGCTCCCGAGGCGCCGTACGGATACGCCGTCACCCAGGCATGGCCCGCCGACCGCAGCCGCTCCCAGCGCCGGGCCGCGGTCGCCGCGTCGATGTCCAGGGCCTTCGCCAGCTCGGTCCAGGGGGCCCGCGGATTGATCTGCAAGGCGTTGACCAGGGCCAGGTCCAGCTCGCTCAGCGAGGGGAGATTTTCAGTCATCGAGAATCCGTACCGGGAGACCGTGTGGGAAAAAGCTGCATTCGATCATGATTCACGACAGGGAAGAGCAATTCCCGGCCGTTTCTTGATCGGAGATTAGCATCGCCCTACTTCATCAGAACCGGCCACATCCCCCTTCAGAGGTGCAGCGTGCAGCAGCCTTTCGCCACCCTCGCCGACGCTGCCTCGGCGCTTCGCTCGGGCGCCGTCGGCAGTGCGGAACTCGTGACTGCCGCGCTCGCCGACGCGGAGGTGCTCGACCCGCTCCTCGGCGTGTACGTGACCCGCTTCCCGGAGCAGGCGCTTGCCGCCGCCCGTGCGGCCGACTCGCTCCCCGCCGGTGACCGCGGTCCGCTGCACGGGCTGCCGCTCGCGGTGAAGGACAACCTCGCCACCGCCGAGGGCCCGGCCACCGCCCAGAGCCCCGTCCACGACCCGCACTGGTGGCGCGGGCTCGACGCACCGGCCGTCGCCCGGCTGCGCGGCGCCGGCGCCGTCGTCCTCGGCAAGACCACCATGGCCGAGTACGCCATGGGCCGCCCGGACCCCGCCCACACCTTCCCGGTGCCCCGCAACCCGTGGGACCCCGAGCGCTGGACCGGCGGATCGAGCACCGGCAACGGCGCGGGCATCGCCGCCGGACTCTTCCTCGGCGCGCTCGGCAGCGACACCTCAGGCAGCGTCCGGCTGCCCGCCGCGCTCTGCGGGACCACCGGTCTCAAGACCACCTTCGGACTGCTGCCCGTCGACGGCTGCGTCCCGCTCAGCCCCTCGCAGGACGTCCTCGGCCCGATGGCCGTCACCGCCCGTGACTGCGGACTCCTGCTCGATGCGATGACCGGCCGGCCCCGGCCCGCCGCCGAAGGCGTGCGAGGGCTGCGCATCGGCGTACCGTACGGACTGCTGGACGCACCCGGCATCACCGGGACCTGTCGCGACGCCTTCGCGGAGGCACTGCGCACCCTCGCCGAACTCGGCGCCGAAATAAGGGAGTTCGCACTCCCGGAGTTCGGCGGCCTGCTCGCGGTCAACGCCGTCACCATGCTCTCCGAGGCCTTCTCCGCCCACGGTGAACGGCTCGCAGCCGACTGGGACGGGCACGGCCGGAGCTTTCGCCGGCTGGCCGCCGCGGGCGGACTCCTCCCGGCCCACCTCTACCTCCGCGCCCAGCACACCCGCGCACGTCTCACCGCGCAACTGCTGGAGCGGATGGACGGACCCGACGGCGTCGACATGGTCGCCACCCCGACCTGGCCCGCGGCGGCGCGGCCGTACGCGCAGGAGGCCGCACCCGGCGAGGAACTCAACCTCACCGCCGTCTGGAACCCCACCGGCTTCCCGGCCCTCGCGCTCCCCATGGGCGCCGACCCCGCCGGACTGCCGCTCTCCCTCCAACTGGCGGGCCGCCCCCGCAGCGAGCACACCCTGATCGCCGCGGGCGAGGCCTACCAGGCCGCCACCACCTGGCATCTGCGCCGGGCCGCCCCCGACCCCGGGCGGCGTCCCGCACCGCTCCACGACCCGGACCGCACCGGACCGGCACCCGCGCCCGTAACCGCCCCGGACGACGGATTCCCGGACACCGGGGCGGCGCTGGCCGCCCTCGGCATCACCCCGGGACCCGCCGACCTGGTCGTCGTACGGGCCGTGGCCCGTTCACTCCTCGACGCCGGCCGGCAGCCCACCCCCTGATCCGGCCCGGCTCCGCGTCACCCACCTGCGAAGTCCCCTGCCCCACCACCCGCCGCGCACCCCCGCGCGGCCGTGCCCAAGTGGAGAACCCATGTCGCGTATCCAGCCCACCGCGGGCGCCGGCGCGCCCGGCCTCGGCGCCACCCGCGTCGCCGCGGTCGTCGGATTCCTGGTCTTCGTCGAGCTGACCAGCGGCATCATCCAGGGGATGATGCCGACCCTGCTCCCCGAGCTCGGCACCGTACTGAACGTCGGCGCGGGCGACCTCAACTGGGTCAACGCCGCACAGCTCCTCGCCGCCGCCGTCTCCGTGCCGCTGTTCGGCAGGCTCGGGGACATGTACGGCCACCGGCGGCTGCTGCGCATCGCCGTCCTCTGTCTCGCCGTCGGTTCCGTGCTCGTCGCCTGGGCGCCCTCCTTCGAGGTGCTGCTGGTCGGCCGGGTGCTCCAGGGACCGCTCGCCGCGCTCCTGCCCCTGGAGATCGGACTGGTCCGCGACCGGCTGGACGCCGCGGGCGCCCGCAGCGCCATCGCCATGCTCGTCGGGGCGCTGACCTTCGGCGCCAGCGCCGGCATGGTCATCTCCGGACTGCTCCGCGAGGTCATCTCCTCCGTGCACGGCGTCCTCTGGATCCCCGCCGCCGCCACCGTCCTGTGCGCCGGAGTCGTCTTCTTCCTGGTGCCCGAGTCCAAGACCCGGGCCGAGGGCAGGGTCGACTGGGCCGGCGCCGGACTCCTCAGCGTCGGACTCGCCACCCTGCTGCTCGGCATCTCCCAGGGACCCAAGTGGGGCTGGACCGACGCGGCCACCCTCGGCCTGTTCGCCGTCGCCGCGGTCACCCTCGTCGTCTGGGTCCTGGTCGAACTCCGCGTCGCCGAGCCGATCGTCGACATCCGCCTGACCGTGCAGCGCACCCTGCTCCCCGTCTACGCGGCGAGCTTCCTGCTGGGCACCGCCCTGTTCGGCGCCCAGACGGCACTGGTGCTCTTCGTCTCCTCGCCCGCCGACAAGGTCGGCTACGGATTCGGCTACGACGCCCTCGGGATCGCCTGGCTGATGCTGCCGTCCGGCGTCATGGCCTTCGTCGCCTCGCTGTTCGCCTCCCGGCTCTTCAAGCTCATCGGCGGACGCGGCGCCCTGGCGCTCAGCGGGGTCCTCATGGCGATCGGCTACGTGTTCCTGATCGCCGCCCACGACCACCCCTGGCAGTTCGTCGTCGTCAACGTCGTCGTCGGCGCGGGCGTCGGTCTCGCCCTCAGCGCGATGCCCGTCCTGATCGTCGACTCCAGCCCCCACGAGCGCACCGCCATCGCCACCGGCATCTACAACACCGCCAAGACCGTGGGCGGTTCCGTCGCGGGAGCCGTCTTCGCGGCCATCCTCACCGCCCTCACCTTCAAGGGCACCGAGATCCCGACGATCGACGCCTACACCACCGTGTGGTGGTGCTGCGCCGCGGTCTCGGTCCTCGTCGCCGTCGCCGCGGCGATCGTGGCCCGCCCCGCGAAAGCCGCCAACTGAACGTCCGCCCAGCCCCCTTGCGCCCTCTCCAGGGAAGGAACAGCGCCATGCCCGCCCCCACCACCTCCGTACTCCTGCACAACGGCCTGCTCATCGACGGCACCGGGCGCGAACCGGTCCGCGACGGCGCGGTCCTCATCGAGGACGG harbors:
- a CDS encoding MFS transporter — translated: MSRIQPTAGAGAPGLGATRVAAVVGFLVFVELTSGIIQGMMPTLLPELGTVLNVGAGDLNWVNAAQLLAAAVSVPLFGRLGDMYGHRRLLRIAVLCLAVGSVLVAWAPSFEVLLVGRVLQGPLAALLPLEIGLVRDRLDAAGARSAIAMLVGALTFGASAGMVISGLLREVISSVHGVLWIPAAATVLCAGVVFFLVPESKTRAEGRVDWAGAGLLSVGLATLLLGISQGPKWGWTDAATLGLFAVAAVTLVVWVLVELRVAEPIVDIRLTVQRTLLPVYAASFLLGTALFGAQTALVLFVSSPADKVGYGFGYDALGIAWLMLPSGVMAFVASLFASRLFKLIGGRGALALSGVLMAIGYVFLIAAHDHPWQFVVVNVVVGAGVGLALSAMPVLIVDSSPHERTAIATGIYNTAKTVGGSVAGAVFAAILTALTFKGTEIPTIDAYTTVWWCCAAVSVLVAVAAAIVARPAKAAN
- a CDS encoding TetR/AcrR family transcriptional regulator, with protein sequence METTRQAERQRTAAERRRRELLEAADRVVLRDGPGASMNAIAAEAGITKPILYRHFGDKGGLYRALAKRHTDALLSALRAALDAPADRRARVEATLDTYLAAIEARPQVYRFLMHPSEDAVPSLEQGFDVGRHSAPLLRRLGEELAMVIAERVDLGPDSQEMARIWGHGIVGMMHAAGDWWLGERPCSREQLVRSLADLLWGRLAAAGDRPGGPGF
- a CDS encoding nuclear transport factor 2 family protein gives rise to the protein MHLSTPSGTPSAARPGATPAEAGAIWSLVTGMYDAYVAGDRARIDACLDPAATIWDSAGGPLVQGQDELDRLRAERPAAGDGPEETGLYAYDPVVDVFGDTALLRHWLRVTFAPAPGGVPLLPELSRNTAVLRRSAGGRWLIVHLHEDVQQAGGEPGTV
- the def gene encoding peptide deformylase; this translates as MAGMRNRPIPGSSGLVRTMSLFGDPVLHAACEPVTDFGPSLARLVEDMFATMYAAQGVGLAANQVGVPLRVFVFDCPDDEDVRHLGHVVNPRLVEADDVVVRGPEGCLSLPGIEAGTPRSDRAVVEGLDIAGEPVRIEGTGFFARCLQHECDHLDGAVYTDRLTGLRRVRALRAARRAPWGRTG
- a CDS encoding amidase, with translation MQQPFATLADAASALRSGAVGSAELVTAALADAEVLDPLLGVYVTRFPEQALAAARAADSLPAGDRGPLHGLPLAVKDNLATAEGPATAQSPVHDPHWWRGLDAPAVARLRGAGAVVLGKTTMAEYAMGRPDPAHTFPVPRNPWDPERWTGGSSTGNGAGIAAGLFLGALGSDTSGSVRLPAALCGTTGLKTTFGLLPVDGCVPLSPSQDVLGPMAVTARDCGLLLDAMTGRPRPAAEGVRGLRIGVPYGLLDAPGITGTCRDAFAEALRTLAELGAEIREFALPEFGGLLAVNAVTMLSEAFSAHGERLAADWDGHGRSFRRLAAAGGLLPAHLYLRAQHTRARLTAQLLERMDGPDGVDMVATPTWPAAARPYAQEAAPGEELNLTAVWNPTGFPALALPMGADPAGLPLSLQLAGRPRSEHTLIAAGEAYQAATTWHLRRAAPDPGRRPAPLHDPDRTGPAPAPVTAPDDGFPDTGAALAALGITPGPADLVVVRAVARSLLDAGRQPTP
- a CDS encoding acyl-CoA dehydrogenase family protein translates to MAEFTLDLNDDQKQVRDWLHGFAADVIRPAASEWDEREETPWPVIQEAAKVGIYSLDFYAQQFFDPTGLGIPMAMEELFWGDAGIALSIVGTGLAAVGVLANGTEEQIGTWIPQMYGDANDVKVAAFCSSEPDAGSDVASMRTRAVYDQAKDEWVLNGTKTWATNGGIANVHVVVAVVDAELGSKGHASFIVPPGTPGLSQGQKFKKHGIRASHTAEVVLEDVRIPGHCLLGGKEKLDQRLARARERAASGGGERVKNAAMATFEASRPAVGAMAVGTARAAYEVALDYAKTRTQFGRPIIDNQGIAFQLADMRTRIDAARLLVWRASWMASAGKPFEAAEGSMSKLYASETAKKVTAQAVQILGGNGFTREYPVERMHRDAAIYTIFEGTSEIQRLVIARTLSGMPIR
- a CDS encoding Lrp/AsnC family transcriptional regulator; the encoded protein is MTENLPSLSELDLALVNALQINPRAPWTELAKALDIDAATAARRWERLRSAGHAWVTAYPYGASGAGALIEIDCAPGQAGAVAELLSADPHAVTVEHAAGGRDLLVTAMAIGFGALSRYIVDRLGTIPGIMATRAHLITRSYTEGSVWRLTSLSRSQQEALAGSRRSALGDAPHLPEYAELVTAIGENGRMSLSELADQLGISVNTASRRLNRLLEAGRLVIRCDLARSLSGSPVAVTFFGTVAAEHLDSTARELAKLPEIRQCLGLAGPQNLIATVWVSSLVDAQALEVRLAATLPHLRIADRAVALRAVKLMGRLLDPDGRAVGFVPMNLWA
- a CDS encoding glutathione peroxidase, yielding MTLHDIPLHTLTGEPTTLGAYRGRAVLLVNVASKCGLTPQYAGLERLQKEYGDRGLTVLGVPCNQFGGQEPGSSEEIQTFCSTTYGVSFPLLAKTEVNGAGRHPLYAELTQLADADGEAGDIQWNFEKFLISPAGEPVARIRPRTEPDAPEVVAAIEAQLPA